The following are encoded in a window of Clarias gariepinus isolate MV-2021 ecotype Netherlands chromosome 8, CGAR_prim_01v2, whole genome shotgun sequence genomic DNA:
- the gabrg1 gene encoding gamma-aminobutyric acid receptor subunit gamma-1: MQCAPSVLIQQNPRLAQAHVNGSLPLGLARVSQAGRLVQTETRCFRIMAVLHPRRRRDALVWLLPGLLGVCMAFGPSKAEEEDYEDVPINKTWVLSPKVYDSDVTLILNKLLQGYDNKLRPDIGVRPTVIETAVYVNSIGPVDPINMEYTIDIFFAQTWFDSRLKFNSTMKLLMLNSNMVGKIWIPDTFFRNSRKSDAHWITTPNRLLRLWGNGRVMYTLRLTINAECYLKLHNFPMDEHSCPLEFSSYGYPKNEIQYRWQRRAVEVADQRYWRLYQFAFVGLRNMSDVAHTQSGEYVIMTIFFDLSRRMGYFTIQTYIPCSMIVVLSWVSFWINKDAVPARTSLGITTVLTMTTLSTISRKSLPKVSYVTAMDLFVSVCFIFTFAALMEYGTLHYFTSNRQNKKTKSSGAPKSSMANIRPGTSLLQMNNIAPYHDDDDYAYECLDGKDCTSFFCCFDDCRSGAWRENRMHVHVSKIDSYSRIFFPTAFGLFNLVYWIGYLYLI, from the exons ATGCAGTGCGCACCATCTGTTCTAATCCAGCAAAACCCCCGGCTGGCTCAGGCGCATGTGAATGGGTCTCTCCCTCTGGGTTTAGCTAGAGTTTCGCAGGCAGGCCGTTTGGTTCAGACTGAGACGCGGTGTTTTCGGATCATGGCTGTGCTGCATCCCCGCCGGAGGAGAGATGCGCTAGTGTGGCTGCTGCCTGGACTGCTCGGAGTCTG CATGGCATTCGGACCCAGTAAAGCAGAGGAGGAAGACTATGAAGATGTTCCCATAAATAAAACTTGGGTTTTATCCCCAAAGGTTTATGACAGTGATGTCACTCTCATCCTTAATAAATTACTGCAGGGCTATGACAACAAGCTGCGACCAGATATTGGAG taagacCAACTGTCATTGAGACAGCTGTATATGTAAACAGCATAGGCCCAGTGGATCCCATAAACATG GAGTATACTATAGACATCTTCTTCGCTCAGACATGGTTTGACAGCCGGCTCAAGTTTAACAGCACCATGAAGCTCCTTATGCTAAACAGCAACATGGTGGGAAAGATCTGGATCCCTGATACGTTTTTCCGCAACTCCCGCAAATCTGACGCCCACTGGATCACTACGCCCAATCGTCTTCTGCGCCTTTGGGGCAATGGACGCGTAATGTACACGCTGAG GTTGACTATTAATGCGGAATGCTACCTTAAGCTGCATAACTTTCCTATGGATGAACATTCGTGTCCGTTGGAGTTTTCAAGCT ATGGGTATCCAAAAAATGAGATCCAGTATAGATGGCAACGTCGCGCTGTCGAGGTAGCTGACCAACGGTACTGGAGACTTTACCAATTTGCCTTTGTTGGCCTGCGCAACATGTCTGATGTGGCACATACTCAGTCTG GGGAGTACGTCATCATGACAATCTTCTTTGATCTGAGCCGGAGAATGGGCTACTTCACCATCCAGACCTACATCCCCTGCAGCATGATTGTAGTGCTGTCCTGGGTTTCCTTCTGGATCAACAAAGATGCTGTGCCTGCCCGAACATCTTTAG GTATCACCACTGTTCTTACTATGACAACCCTAAGCACCATATCCAGGAAGTCACTCCCGAAGGTGTCTTATGTGACGGCCATGGAtttgtttgtgtctgtttgCTTCATCTTCACCTTTGCTGCACTTATGGAGTATGGCACGCTGCACTACTTCACCAGTAAccgtcaaaacaagaaaaccAAGTCGAGCGGTGCACCG AAATCAAGCATGGCGAACATCAGACCAGGGACGTCTCTGCTCCAGATGAATAACATTGCGCCgtatcatgatgatgatgattacgcATACGAGTGTCTGGATGGGAAAGACTGCACAAGttttttctgctgctttgatgACTGTCGCTCAGGGGCATGGCGTGAAAACAGGATGCACGTCCATGTGTCCAAAATTGACTCCTACTCCCGAATATTCTTCCCGACTGCTTTTGGTCTCTTCAACCTTGTCTACTGGATTGGGTACCTTTATCTCATATAA